In the genome of Vicia villosa cultivar HV-30 ecotype Madison, WI linkage group LG7, Vvil1.0, whole genome shotgun sequence, one region contains:
- the LOC131616174 gene encoding uncharacterized protein LOC131616174 isoform X1 codes for MLNLWFCAMHTKCSVKCLNGVLLFFCLEIPWLQVRVTVQWFKLRYSNFCGIFVSKIFGILELIVAIIETFKNVVLVVSSGKASTLASLPGDVDGYISICGYGSLLSVRLIGFLRLFSVVGAFFFTHGMANLKTQLKNKKEVKDQIKILLLDM; via the exons ATGCTGAATTTATGGTTTTGTGCTATGCACACCAAGTGTTCGGTGAAATGCTTGAACGGGGTTCTTTTGTTTTTCTGTCTTGAAATCCCTTGGTTGCAGGTCCGAGTTACTGTCCAATGGTTTAAATTACGATACTCGAATTTCTGTGGGATTTTTGTAAGCAAAATATTTGGTATACTCGAGTTAATTGTTGCGATAATTGAGACATTTAAGAATGTTGTTTTAGTGGTAAGCAGTGGCAAAGCCTCAACGCTGGCCTCTCTTCCTGGCGACGTTGATGGTTACATCTCCATTTGCGGTTACGGTTCCCTTCTCTCCG TCAGATTAATCGGTTTCCTCCGTCTCTTCTCCGTTGTAGGAGCTTTCTTTTTCACTCATGGCATGGCCAACCTTAAAACTCAG ttgaaaaataaaaaggaggTCAAGgatcaaattaaaattttgttgcttgACATGTGA
- the LOC131616174 gene encoding uncharacterized protein LOC131616174 isoform X2, whose product MLNLWFCAMHTKCSVKCLNGVLLFFCLEIPWLQVRVTVQWFKLRYSNFCGIFVSKIFGILELIVAIIETFKNVVLVVSSGKASTLASLPGDVDGYISICGYGSLLSGAFFFTHGMANLKTQLKNKKEVKDQIKILLLDM is encoded by the exons ATGCTGAATTTATGGTTTTGTGCTATGCACACCAAGTGTTCGGTGAAATGCTTGAACGGGGTTCTTTTGTTTTTCTGTCTTGAAATCCCTTGGTTGCAGGTCCGAGTTACTGTCCAATGGTTTAAATTACGATACTCGAATTTCTGTGGGATTTTTGTAAGCAAAATATTTGGTATACTCGAGTTAATTGTTGCGATAATTGAGACATTTAAGAATGTTGTTTTAGTGGTAAGCAGTGGCAAAGCCTCAACGCTGGCCTCTCTTCCTGGCGACGTTGATGGTTACATCTCCATTTGCGGTTACGGTTCCCTTCTCTCCG GAGCTTTCTTTTTCACTCATGGCATGGCCAACCTTAAAACTCAG ttgaaaaataaaaaggaggTCAAGgatcaaattaaaattttgttgcttgACATGTGA